The genomic region ATGGCCGCCCGCTCGGCGTTCTCCGAAACGGATTTGAGGTTGCTGTTCGGATTGGCTACCGCGGTTCCGGAGGGAGCCATCATCGACGTGGCCGGGGCCGAGGTGGTCACCAGGTCTTCTGTAAAATAGGTCGGTTCCCGGATGTCGATCGGCAGGCAGTCCAGCGTAATCATATCCGACTGGGCCAGCAGCACGGCCCGCTTGATGACGTTCTGCAATTCGCGCAGGTTACCGTGCCAGAAGTACTCTTTCAGCTTTTCCTTCACTTCGTCGGAAAAGCCGTGAACCTCCTTTTCCAGCTGCTCGTTTGCTCCTTCCAGAAAATGTTCCGCGAAGATGAGAATGTCGGCCTTCCGCTCGCGCAGGGGCACCAGTTCCAGCCGGAATTCATCCAGGCGGTGATAGATATCTTCCCGAAAACGGCCCTGCCGGACGGCGTCGCGAAGGTCTTCGTTGGTCGCCGCAATGATGCGTACATCTACCGAAATGTCCTGGTTGCTGCCAATGCGGCGGATTTTCCGCTCTTGCAGTACCCGAAGGAGTTTGATCTGGTTTTCGTAGGAAAGGTTACCGATTTCGTCGAGGAAGAGCGTTCCGCCGTTGGCGTATTCGAAGCTGCCGACCTTGTCCGACAACGCGCCGGTGAAGGAGCCTTTGATGTGTCCGAAGAGTTCGCTTCCGGCCAGTTCCTTCGACAGGGCGCCGCAGTCGATGGCCACAAACGGCTTGTCTGCGCGGCGGCTTTTCTGGTGGATGGCGTTGGCGACAAATTCTTTGCCCGTTCCGGTCTCGCCGGTGATGATGACCGACATGTTGGTCGGGGCAATGAGGTCAATGTGTTTCTGCAGCATTTCGGCCGCCCGGCTTTTTCCGAAGATAAACCGTTTGCCGCCGCTGGAGACGATCTGCCGGACCCGGGCCGGTTTGGCGGCGGTGGCCGGTTCGCTTTCCGGCTTGGGGGCCGGAGCTGCGAGGGCCTGGGCCCGCCGTTCGAGGGCACCTTTGATCGTAAACAGAATTTCGTCGGGATACAAAGGTTTGGTCACGTAATCAAAGGCACCGTGTTTAACGGTAAGCACGGCCGTTCGGACGTCCGAATAGCCGGTAATGATGATTACGGCAATGGTGGGGTCAAGTACTTTGATACGCCGCAGGATTTCGAGTCCGTCGATATCCGGCAGTTTAAAATCGCAGATAACAAGATCGTAGGACTCCTTTCGCAGTTGCGTAAGCGCATCCTCTCCCCGCTGTACCGAAGCGGTTTTATAACCCTGTTTGGTCAAGAAACGCTCCAGCAGCAGACAAATGTCATTATTATCGTCAACTATCAGGATTTTTTCCATGGGAAAGGGGTAAGCCAACAATGCCAGCGTGTGTCAAGCACCGTAAACAAAGATAACTAATTCACTATAGAAAGTAAACTACACTTTCTACAACTGAATATTCTCAAGTGCCTGCTCAATTGTCTTTCGGTTAAAAGGTTTTCCGATAAAGTAATCGGCTCCTTCCTGAGTGGCTTTTTTCCGCTCCGCATTTCCGTCAAAGGCGCTGATCATGACAACTTTCGTTGGATTGCCGTTATGACGGATGTAAGATAGTAAATCGAACCCGACGCCGTCGGGAAGACTCAGGTCAAGAAAGACAGCATCGAAAGCCTGCTGGCTTAAACGACGGCGTCCTTCTTCCAAAAAATGGGCGCATGTAGTCTGATAACCCATCCGTTTTAAAAGCCCTGACAACAACAGACAGATGTCTGTTTCGTCATCAATTATCAGAACATGTTTGCCGTTCTCCATATTAACTCCCAGACCTTCATAGTGGGCTCCGCCTTGCCAACTCCTCGTTTGTCTCATGTACATAAACCGTTCACTTTCTACTGGCTTTTGTATATACTATAAATAATGTGCCTGAAATGGATAGACGCTTTACTTTATGCGATGAACAACGGATTATGGTCTTTAAACGGTCGTAACATTCAATTTATATTCAAGCTCTTGAATGAATACATGAAACTATTGAGATAAATAAGTTGTGTTTTTTCTACAGTTTTTCTACAACTGTGGAAGGAATTCCACACCGACAGAACGGTTTAAAGCGGGCGTTAAATGATAAAAAGCCTATTTTTTACGTTAGAAACATCATTCCTTCCTTGAAAGTATCTCTTTCATAATTTGGCACAGTTTTCTCAAATAAATCTTACGAAAGCGCAGAACAATCTTAGCTTTTCGACTATACGACACATCATGCTGTTGTCTTGCAATTCGGTCAGGATACAGCCAAATAAACAAGAGTGGTACGTTTAGGTTTAGGTGGTTTCATTTTAGGTTAAGTACAAGTTACGGTGGGTACGGAATCCCTGCATCAAATTGAATGCAGGGATTTTTCATGTTATACCTTCTGGATTTTCTCCCTCGCCTCCTCGCGGTCCCCTTCTTCCGGTTGCGGTTCGTCATGCTGCAACGGCGCGGCGGGGTCGTACACCAGCGTGATAAAAATCGGAAAATGGTCAGAGCCGCCGGACGGCAGCCGCTGAATGGCCTTCACCTTGAAATGCACCGAAGCGAAGACGTGGTCCAGTGGCCAGCGCAGAAAGAAATATTTGGCGTGGAACGTACTGAAAAGTCCCCGCCCGACCCGCGGATCGAGCAGCCCGCTCACGCGCTGGAACAGGCGGGTTGTATGCGACCAGGCCACATCATTCAGATCACCGGCCACAATGACCGGCCCTTCGTGACTCCGGGCTTCCTTGCCCACCATCAGCAGTTCGGCATCGCGTTCGGTAGACCGGTCGTTTTCCGTTGGGCTGGGCGGCTGGGGGTGAACCCCGTAAAAAAGTATCTTCTCTCCGGACGGCAATTCCACAAAAGTCCGGACGGAGGGAATGTCGTCTTCAACCAGAAAACGGACCTGAGGCTGGTGCAGCCGGAGCCGCGAGTACAGCAGCATGCCGTAGGTGTTGGGCAGCGGTTTGAGCACCCGGTGCGGGTACTGCGCCTCCAGGGGAGTAAGCGCCTGGCACCATTCATCGTCGGCCTCCACGATCAGGAGCAGGTCGGGCTGGTGTCTCTGGACATGCTGCAAGACTGAGCGGTAGTGGCGATTGTCCATGTAGATGTTGGCGATCATCAGTTTGATGGTGCGCCCGGGCGACTCGCCCCGGTAGCGCATGACCTGAACCCGGTGCAGCTGGGTGTAGGGAAAAACCAGCCAGGACTGGTAAAGCAGGGCTGCAATCATCAGCGCCGGCAGAATCCATTCGACGACGGGGCCGTTGCCGTCCATGACAAGCCAGCCCAGCAGCCAGAGCAGAGCCAGCAGCGCCAGCTGAAGATGCGGAAAGTCCCAGATGCGAACCCACCAGGCTTCGTTACGGCTCAGGTTTATAAAGGAAGCGATGACCAGTAGTACGCCCGATACCAGAAAAAACCAATCAGAATAATTCATTGTGCAGATACATTGTGGAACTCCGGCGGAGTAAAAAACGGCCTGACCAGCCGTCTCCGGGTCGCATTATACAACGATTTTGGAAAGTCTATTTATAAAACCACTGTATAGGCAAAAGTACCCGGGCCGTTCCGTCAGTTTCCCGACGGCACTGTCATCCCCCTATACGTCGGGATTGGTGCATGTTTGCTATAAGCTTGTAGAAATATCTCCCCGTCTGCGTTTTGACAATTGCTTCTGGTCTCTTTACTAAACATCAATAATTTATTGTAAATCAAAACGTTACAAGCTATTTTCGATTACGTAACCGGCTGGTATAATATTTTCTTTATATGGGTATCGCTGCCGTGGGCAGTTATTTGTTCATTCAATTAACAGCTTTATGAAATCTAGTTTCAGTGGCCTTGTGGTTGCGTTGCTGGCAGGAGCTGCCCTGGGCGTTCTGCTCGCTCCCCGTAGCGGGCAGGCAACCCGCCGGAAGTTTTCCAGCGACAGCGACCGCTTTCTGAGAGAGTTGCAGGATACGATCTCCTCTGGTTTTGACAAAATTCGTCAGCAGTACGAGGAAACCAGAGACGCCGCCGTGTCTTCGAATCGTTAAGCCGGCAGAGTCGTTATCGTACGGCCTTTCAGAAGGGTAAAGTATTCACTATCAAGCGTTACCTTTGCATTGGTAACCCATTAATTATCTAACACCATGAGAAGCACAAGAGATTTTCTGCTCGGATTTTTGACAGGCGTAGCCGCCGGTATGCTGACAGCACCCCGTAGTGGTCGCGACACCCGTGATTACCTGAAGAACGAAGCCGATCGCCGCTCGAAAGACCTGCAGGGTCAGTGGCAGAAGGGCGTCGAACAGGTAAAAGCCCAGGTTGACCAGGTTAAATCGCAGATCAACCAGCAGGTGGATAAAATCCAGAACAAAGCTGAGGACCAGAAAAATAAGAGCCAGTACAACGATAAAGTTGATAATCTGGCCGAGAAAGCTCACGAAGGTGTCGAATCTTCACGTCAGTCGCTGCAGGCTGAATAAGATTCATTTCTGATTTACTCAACGACATGAAAAGTAAAGCCATCCCCGACGGGATGGCTTTTTTTATGATTAACTCTCTTTTAACGAAAACTTAATTCGCCTTTAACTATAGACTTTCAACTTTACAGGGCCGTAATTAACTAAAACTACTCATGGCCTCTTTCCGCCGCCCTCCTTTTGAACCGGGCACTTTGACCCGCCTGCTGGCCGGACTTCTTCTGCTTGTGGTCGCCTACAGCTGCGGCTAAAGGCTGCTTACCTAAGTATTTCCTTTATTTTGTCCGTAGATTTTTGCAAGAACAAATCAATACATGTAACTTTAACCGCTTTTTAATGGTTCATATGTCGAAAAACGGGGATTCTGCCGTTCTTTTGCATCATCATTAAAGCAAACGGAAAAAGATATTTAAATCACCTTGGTGATAAAGAAAAAAGCAGTCGTACCTAACGGCTGTTTTTAAATGGTGTGGATATAGTCGGAAAGCTATTCGGGAATCTCGGATAGCTTTTTTTCTGTTTAAAAGGGTCAATAATCCGCTGTCCGACAATTTCATGCCTTTTTAACTTGCCTTTAATTAGGCTTTAATACGGCCCTATTACTTTTGTATCACTTCAAAGTTACCATTGTGTTTCCGGGCCGCCCGGTTCGGAAACTAGGGGAAGGTTGAACGACAAAGTTTGGCTCTGCCAGCTTTGTAATGGTGTGGATAGGATGAAAAAAGCTACCTGAAGAAAGCATTTCGGGTAGCTTTTTTGTTAATTACCTTTTAACGGACTATTTATTCCGTTTTAATACAGGCTTCCCATCTTTGTATTGTTAAAACGACGCACCTTATGCAGCAACTTGAAAATCTGGCTACCGACCTTCTGAACTGGTTACAGGGGCTGTGGCAACAAAACGGGAGTCCGGATTACGCTCTGCAGCCCATTCCTGTTAAGAATATCGCAGGGATTCCGTACCTACCGTAATAAATACTTAACCAGTCAGTTGCCGTAACCCGTTGAAGAGTCTTTTCGTACAGACCGTAGAAATTGCCAACTTGAACTTGACAATACGCCGTACAAACGATAAATAGTGGAGAGCCTTCGGGCTCTTTTTTTTTGCCATAAAATTTCTCTCCGGTACCAAGAAGCTGAAGAACCTTTTGCATATAGCAGGTTCTTTTTCTACTTTACTGCTAAACTCTATATGGTTACATTTTTTGTCTGGTTATTTACACCCTGACGCGTCAGGACAAGGTAAATCACGCCGCCTCCACCGGGCATAACAAATAGCCTTTTATTTTGGTATAGATATCAGCATACCCGCTATGCTATGAATTTTTAGTTACACACCATGAAAGTACTGGTTGTCGAAGATGAGCCGAAACTGGCTTCTTTTGTAAAGAAAGGTCTGGAGGAGCAATCCTGCGAAGTGGATGTTGCTTACGACGGTCAGATTGGCCGCACGATGGCGCTGAGCAACACCTACGACGTCATTGTCATGGACGTTAATCTCCCGAAGATGAACGGGTTTGACGTGGCCCAGGCGTTACGGTCCGAGCAGGTTAAAACTCCGATTCTCATGCTGACGGCGATGGGTTCGGTCGACGATAAACTGACCGGCTTTGAAGCCGGGGCCGACGACTACCTTGTCAAGCCGTTTGAATTCCGGGAACTGCTGGCCCGCATCCGGGCCCTGAGCAAGCGGAGCGCCGAAGCCGGACCGCAGGCTAATCTCCTGAAAGTAGCCGACCTGGAACTGGATCTGAACGAAAAGATTGCCCGGCGCGGCGGTAAGCGAATCGATCTGACCGCCAAGGAGTTTGGGCTGCTGGAATACCTGATGCGGAACCGCGGCCGCGTGGTGTCGCGGATCGACATTGCCGAAAAGGTCTGGGATATTCATTTTGATACGGGTACGAATGTCATTGATGTGTATGTCAATTTTCTGCGCAAGAAAATTGACAAAGAGTTTACCCCGAAGCTGATCCATACGGTGATCGGCATGGGGTACATGCTCAAGGAAGAATAACCTTTTATGAATATTCGTACCCGTCTGACGCTGGTGTTTGCCCTGATGGTGGCGTCGATCCTGCTGCTGTTCTCGGTAGTGATCTACCTGACGTTCAGCCAGTACAGGGGAACCGAGTTCCGCCAGCGTCTTTCCGAGCGAGCCGAGGCGATCAGGCGGGTATTCGGCGATTCTCCGACCGGCTCCGAAGCACTCCGGCAACAGCTCAACGATCTGGACATTGGGGGGCTTTATCAGTCGTCCGTCACGTTGTACACCCCGCAGGGGCGGCAGCTGGTCACCTGGGGTACCATCCAGCCTGTTCTTACCGCCGCCCAGCAGGCTGAGGTCCGGCGCGGGCGGGAACTGTGGCTGCCCCACGATGAAGCCGAACTGCTGGCTACCCCCTACCGCGACCCGGCGGGCAATACGTTCGTGCTGGCGGTTTCGGCGGTGGACCGCTACGGCTACTCGAAGCTGTCGCGGCTGCGGCAGATCATCATCAGCGGCTGGCTGGTCAGCCTGGGCCTTGTCCTGCTGGCGGGCTACCTGTTTGCGGGCGACGCGCTCAAACCGGTGTCCGGCATCATCCGGCAGGTAAAAACCATTTCGGCGACCAACATCAACGCCCGGCTGCGCATCGGTCGGCAGCGCGACGAGCTGACCAACCTGTCCATTACGTTCAACGACATGCTGGCGCGGCTGGAAGAAGGCTTTACCGCCCAGAAGAACTTTGTTTCCTACGCCTCCCACGAACTGCGGACGCCGATCACGGCCATGATCGGCCATATCGAGGTGTCGCTCATGCAGGAGCGGTCGCCGGACGAATACCGGGAGTTGCTCAAAGACCTGCTCAACGAAGCCCGGAGCATGAAGCAACTGGTCAACGGGCTGCTCGAACTGGCCTACGCCAGCGCCGACGCTTCCACGCTGACCTTCACGCCCGCCCGGGTGGATGAACTGCTGTTTCAGGCGCAGGAAACGCTGGCCAAAAACAGTCCGCATTGTCAGATCGACATCCAGTACGAAACGATTCCGGAGGACGACAATGAGCTTACCCTGCCCGCCGTGGAACCGCTGCTCCGGACGGCTTTTGTCAATCTGATGGAAAACGGCTGCCGCCACTCGGATAACAACCGGATGACGGTCTACGTCGACGCCAATTCAGAAATCAAACTGCGGTTTGTCGACAACGGACCGGGGATTCCGGAGGACGAACTGGCCCATATCTTTGAGCCGTTTTACCGCACCCGCCGCTCGGAAGAAGACGGCACCAGCGGCCTGGGAATCGGGCTGGCCCTGACCAAGCGCATCGTAAAACTCCACCAGGGCCGAATCGAAGTCAACACCCGCCTCGGCGAAGGCACCGAATTCGTCCTCTACCTGCCGGTGGTTTAGGGGGGATGGTTTAGAGTTTAGGGTT from Tellurirhabdus rosea harbors:
- a CDS encoding sigma-54-dependent transcriptional regulator, with protein sequence MEKILIVDDNNDICLLLERFLTKQGYKTASVQRGEDALTQLRKESYDLVICDFKLPDIDGLEILRRIKVLDPTIAVIIITGYSDVRTAVLTVKHGAFDYVTKPLYPDEILFTIKGALERRAQALAAPAPKPESEPATAAKPARVRQIVSSGGKRFIFGKSRAAEMLQKHIDLIAPTNMSVIITGETGTGKEFVANAIHQKSRRADKPFVAIDCGALSKELAGSELFGHIKGSFTGALSDKVGSFEYANGGTLFLDEIGNLSYENQIKLLRVLQERKIRRIGSNQDISVDVRIIAATNEDLRDAVRQGRFREDIYHRLDEFRLELVPLRERKADILIFAEHFLEGANEQLEKEVHGFSDEVKEKLKEYFWHGNLRELQNVIKRAVLLAQSDMITLDCLPIDIREPTYFTEDLVTTSAPATSMMAPSGTAVANPNSNLKSVSENAERAAIIKVLEKTGYNKTKAAEVLNIDRKTLYNKLKAYDIHL
- a CDS encoding response regulator yields the protein MRQTRSWQGGAHYEGLGVNMENGKHVLIIDDETDICLLLSGLLKRMGYQTTCAHFLEEGRRRLSQQAFDAVFLDLSLPDGVGFDLLSYIRHNGNPTKVVMISAFDGNAERKKATQEGADYFIGKPFNRKTIEQALENIQL
- a CDS encoding endonuclease/exonuclease/phosphatase family protein, which produces MNYSDWFFLVSGVLLVIASFINLSRNEAWWVRIWDFPHLQLALLALLWLLGWLVMDGNGPVVEWILPALMIAALLYQSWLVFPYTQLHRVQVMRYRGESPGRTIKLMIANIYMDNRHYRSVLQHVQRHQPDLLLIVEADDEWCQALTPLEAQYPHRVLKPLPNTYGMLLYSRLRLHQPQVRFLVEDDIPSVRTFVELPSGEKILFYGVHPQPPSPTENDRSTERDAELLMVGKEARSHEGPVIVAGDLNDVAWSHTTRLFQRVSGLLDPRVGRGLFSTFHAKYFFLRWPLDHVFASVHFKVKAIQRLPSGGSDHFPIFITLVYDPAAPLQHDEPQPEEGDREEAREKIQKV
- a CDS encoding YtxH domain-containing protein, giving the protein MKSSFSGLVVALLAGAALGVLLAPRSGQATRRKFSSDSDRFLRELQDTISSGFDKIRQQYEETRDAAVSSNR
- a CDS encoding YtxH domain-containing protein is translated as MRSTRDFLLGFLTGVAAGMLTAPRSGRDTRDYLKNEADRRSKDLQGQWQKGVEQVKAQVDQVKSQINQQVDKIQNKAEDQKNKSQYNDKVDNLAEKAHEGVESSRQSLQAE
- a CDS encoding response regulator transcription factor; protein product: MKVLVVEDEPKLASFVKKGLEEQSCEVDVAYDGQIGRTMALSNTYDVIVMDVNLPKMNGFDVAQALRSEQVKTPILMLTAMGSVDDKLTGFEAGADDYLVKPFEFRELLARIRALSKRSAEAGPQANLLKVADLELDLNEKIARRGGKRIDLTAKEFGLLEYLMRNRGRVVSRIDIAEKVWDIHFDTGTNVIDVYVNFLRKKIDKEFTPKLIHTVIGMGYMLKEE
- a CDS encoding sensor histidine kinase encodes the protein MNIRTRLTLVFALMVASILLLFSVVIYLTFSQYRGTEFRQRLSERAEAIRRVFGDSPTGSEALRQQLNDLDIGGLYQSSVTLYTPQGRQLVTWGTIQPVLTAAQQAEVRRGRELWLPHDEAELLATPYRDPAGNTFVLAVSAVDRYGYSKLSRLRQIIISGWLVSLGLVLLAGYLFAGDALKPVSGIIRQVKTISATNINARLRIGRQRDELTNLSITFNDMLARLEEGFTAQKNFVSYASHELRTPITAMIGHIEVSLMQERSPDEYRELLKDLLNEARSMKQLVNGLLELAYASADASTLTFTPARVDELLFQAQETLAKNSPHCQIDIQYETIPEDDNELTLPAVEPLLRTAFVNLMENGCRHSDNNRMTVYVDANSEIKLRFVDNGPGIPEDELAHIFEPFYRTRRSEEDGTSGLGIGLALTKRIVKLHQGRIEVNTRLGEGTEFVLYLPVV